A window from Luteibacter flocculans encodes these proteins:
- a CDS encoding polyketide synthase, producing the protein MSNALSFSGHDTPTVHARFAAVARACADRVALVSDDARLTYAELDARSDRVAHGLLASGVEPGSYVALLMDRSVGAVVVILAVLKAGAAYLPIDTRWPAERVAFALRDATVAALVVDDAAEQVDANGAPIFTLAELDAAGRTERDDELALGRQGSGDDLAYAMYTSGSTGTPKGVEIRHRAILRLVLRSDYIDFDAPNVLHAAPLGFDASTFEIFAPLLNGGTCVVYSERVPTGCGIARTVERHGAEIAWLTAALFNAIVDDDASRLAGLRVVLTGGEALSVPHVRKAYAALPGTTLINGYGPTECTTFATTYTIPRDLPADLRAIPIGRAIGETSLHVLDEAGRDVPAGTVGELYIGGSGVARGYLNRPELTAERFVASGTRYRTGDLVQWLPDGNLAFVGRVDGQVKIRGYRIETGEIDVALRALPGVTDAVVVAREDAPGEKRLIAYYVSRDPSVSARTLRDALAHVLPDYMLPVAWVRMEAMPINANGKLDRQALPAPDRTRPELAAAFVAPRGAVETRLCAIFADVLGVTQVGRDDNFFDLGGTSLLATRAMTRVHEELSPVPSLVGFFAEPTPAALAATIEGRTANEGLVERMASAARAPGEPVAIIAMAGRFPGAPDVETFWDNLCAGRESIRFFAPDELDPAVSQAERDEPGYVAARGVVDDADQFDAGFFGMSPREAELTDPQQRLFLELCWECMERAGYVPDGQTTPVGVFGGMHNATYYQKHISGRPDLIEKLGAFQVMLGNEKDYLATRVAHKLNLTGPAISLNTACSTSLVAIAQAFDALRAGRCDMALAGGSSIACPPNSGYLAQEGSMLSPDGHTRTFDVDARGTVFSDGAAVVLLKRLSDAVRDGDTIHAVIRGAAVNNDGAVKASFTAPNAAGQAAVIAMALDDAGVSARDISYVETHGTATPLGDPIELEGLTKAFRRSTADKGFCAIGSLKSNVGHLVMAAGAASVIKTALALSERRLPPSLHFRSPNPRLGLDDSPFVVNDTLRSWQTNGGPLRAGVSSFGVGGTNAHLVLEEAPERSPSDAASGPQLLLLSARTPNALGQAAARLADHLAAHPDGNLADAAWTLANGRKAFAQRTHLVAHTTTDAVAGLRDIAAAAMCRACADPAPRMVFLFPGQGSQYAGMGSELHATEPVFRAALDEVACALRDELGFDLRERLFAHDAEALQATALTQPATFAIEYALARLWMSLGVEPVAMIGHSVGEFAAAVIAEVMTLADAARLVARRGRMMQALPAGAMLSVRLGAAELHARLPATLSLAAENAPNASVVSGTRDAIEAFRATLETEGVACRLLHTSHAFHSAMMDPVLDDFLDEVQAVSLAKPRLRIVSTLTGATLTDEEATSPAYWARHLRHTVRFSPAMLHALDDGTHAFLEVGPRSTLTSLARQHAQSRGRTIVASLGDSPADERAAWLGAAGTLWSAGAPVTVAALDHRDHRRRVRLPTYPFERKRHWIDARLPASVTPIANAVPTAPPARPSAVPESPMPMPSAPSHPARTQRLLGELVALFEDVSGSDLEGVDPSANFVELGLDSLSLTQVALQLQKTYALKITFRELMDGCASFERLAAHIDRLLPAEAQPAAPVAAAVAVPAAAAAPVAIAAGGGLVQDVIAQQMQIMREQLALLAGAAAPAPLPAAADPTPVGAAMATRESLVTDGISRAPLAAMAAPTSSALSPANDEEAALAHTTYDVKKAFGAIARIHSTHTDLSTRQRARLDAFMRRYIERTKASKAYTEEHRPHLADPRVVNGFRPLLKEIIYQIVIERSKGSKVWDLDGNAYVDALNGFGMNLFGWQPDFVLDTVRKQLDDGYEIGPQHPLAGIVAKQICELTGFDRAALCNTGSEAVMGCVRVARTVTGRDTLVIFTGSYHGIFDEVIVRGTKKLTSIPAAPGILRNTSEHVLVLEYGTPESLAIIRERASTIAAVMVEPVQSRRPDFQPIEFLQELRAITEASGSLLIFDEVVTGFRAHPRGAQAVLGIDADMCSYGKVVGGGFPIGVIAGKRRFMDALDGGHWQFGDDSTPTVGVTYFAGTFVRHPLALAAAHAVLTHLKEHGPELQASLNAKVTAMAEELNAFCASVGAPVQTVHFASVWKTVFTEDHPLQDLLFAMMRSRGIHVLDNFPCFFTTAHSEADFAAIAQAFRESILEMQEAEFLPRRREPAAFDAAQPPVPGARLGKDPEGRPAWFVPNPDAPGKYLRVSA; encoded by the coding sequence ATGAGCAACGCGCTTTCCTTCTCCGGGCACGACACGCCCACCGTCCACGCCCGCTTTGCCGCCGTTGCCCGCGCCTGCGCCGACCGCGTCGCGCTTGTATCGGACGACGCACGGCTGACTTACGCCGAACTGGACGCGCGCAGCGACCGCGTCGCGCATGGCCTGCTGGCCTCTGGCGTGGAACCCGGAAGCTACGTGGCGTTGCTGATGGATCGTTCGGTCGGGGCCGTCGTGGTCATCCTCGCCGTGTTGAAGGCCGGTGCGGCCTATCTTCCCATCGACACGCGCTGGCCTGCAGAGCGTGTGGCCTTCGCGCTGCGCGATGCCACCGTGGCCGCGCTCGTCGTCGACGACGCGGCGGAACAGGTCGATGCCAACGGAGCGCCCATCTTTACCTTGGCCGAATTGGATGCCGCGGGACGCACGGAGCGTGACGACGAACTGGCGCTAGGTCGCCAGGGGTCGGGCGACGACCTGGCCTACGCCATGTACACCTCCGGCTCGACCGGCACGCCGAAGGGCGTGGAGATTCGTCACCGCGCGATCCTTCGCCTCGTGCTACGTTCCGACTACATCGACTTCGATGCGCCGAACGTGCTGCATGCTGCACCGCTGGGCTTCGACGCCTCCACGTTCGAGATCTTTGCGCCGCTATTGAATGGCGGCACCTGCGTCGTTTACAGCGAACGCGTACCGACCGGCTGCGGCATCGCTCGCACGGTGGAGCGCCATGGTGCGGAAATCGCATGGCTGACGGCAGCTTTGTTCAACGCCATCGTGGACGACGATGCCTCTCGCCTGGCCGGTCTGCGCGTGGTGCTCACCGGCGGCGAAGCGCTGTCGGTACCGCACGTACGTAAGGCATACGCTGCCCTGCCCGGCACCACGCTCATCAATGGCTACGGTCCCACCGAGTGCACGACGTTCGCCACGACGTACACGATCCCGCGCGACCTGCCCGCCGACCTGCGCGCGATTCCCATCGGCCGCGCGATCGGCGAGACCTCGCTACACGTGCTCGATGAGGCAGGACGCGACGTGCCCGCGGGCACCGTCGGCGAGCTGTACATCGGTGGCAGCGGCGTCGCACGCGGCTATCTCAACCGACCGGAACTGACGGCCGAGCGATTCGTCGCCAGCGGCACGCGCTATCGCACCGGCGATCTCGTGCAGTGGCTGCCGGACGGCAACCTCGCCTTCGTCGGTCGCGTCGATGGCCAGGTGAAGATTCGCGGCTACCGCATCGAGACCGGCGAGATCGACGTCGCCTTGCGCGCCCTGCCCGGCGTCACGGACGCCGTAGTCGTGGCGCGTGAGGATGCGCCCGGCGAGAAGCGTCTCATCGCCTATTACGTGAGCCGCGACCCCAGTGTCAGCGCACGTACATTGCGCGATGCATTGGCGCATGTGCTGCCCGACTACATGCTGCCAGTGGCCTGGGTACGCATGGAGGCTATGCCGATCAACGCGAACGGCAAGCTCGACCGCCAGGCCCTGCCTGCGCCCGATCGCACACGACCGGAACTGGCTGCCGCCTTTGTGGCACCGCGCGGCGCCGTCGAAACGCGACTCTGCGCGATCTTCGCCGACGTGCTTGGGGTGACCCAGGTCGGGCGCGACGACAACTTCTTCGACCTCGGCGGCACGTCGCTGCTCGCCACGCGGGCGATGACCCGCGTACACGAGGAGCTTTCTCCTGTGCCCTCGCTGGTGGGCTTCTTCGCCGAACCGACGCCGGCCGCGCTCGCGGCCACCATCGAGGGGCGTACCGCCAACGAAGGCTTGGTGGAGCGCATGGCCTCGGCCGCGCGCGCGCCGGGCGAGCCGGTGGCGATCATTGCCATGGCAGGCCGTTTCCCAGGCGCTCCCGACGTGGAGACGTTCTGGGACAACCTGTGCGCGGGCCGCGAGTCGATCCGGTTCTTCGCGCCGGACGAGCTCGATCCTGCCGTGAGCCAGGCCGAGCGCGATGAACCCGGCTATGTTGCCGCGCGCGGTGTCGTGGACGACGCGGACCAGTTCGACGCGGGCTTCTTCGGCATGTCACCGCGCGAAGCCGAGCTGACCGATCCGCAGCAGCGGCTGTTCCTCGAACTGTGCTGGGAGTGCATGGAGCGCGCGGGTTACGTGCCCGACGGTCAGACGACGCCGGTCGGTGTCTTCGGTGGCATGCACAACGCGACCTACTACCAGAAGCACATCAGCGGCCGCCCCGATCTCATCGAGAAGCTCGGCGCGTTCCAGGTGATGCTCGGTAACGAGAAGGATTACCTCGCCACGCGCGTGGCGCACAAGCTCAACCTTACCGGCCCGGCGATCAGCCTCAATACGGCATGTTCGACGTCGCTGGTGGCGATCGCGCAGGCGTTCGACGCCTTGCGCGCCGGACGCTGCGACATGGCGCTGGCTGGCGGATCGTCCATTGCCTGCCCGCCCAACAGCGGCTACCTTGCCCAGGAAGGCTCCATGCTTTCCCCGGACGGCCACACGCGCACCTTCGACGTCGACGCACGCGGCACCGTGTTCAGCGACGGCGCGGCGGTGGTGCTGCTCAAGCGCCTCAGCGACGCCGTGCGCGACGGCGACACCATCCACGCCGTGATCCGCGGCGCAGCGGTGAACAACGACGGCGCGGTCAAAGCCAGTTTCACCGCGCCGAACGCGGCCGGCCAGGCGGCGGTGATCGCGATGGCGCTGGACGATGCCGGCGTGTCCGCTCGCGACATTTCCTACGTCGAGACCCACGGCACGGCCACGCCGCTGGGCGATCCGATCGAACTGGAAGGCCTCACCAAGGCGTTCCGCCGCAGCACCGCCGACAAGGGCTTCTGTGCCATCGGTTCGCTGAAGAGCAACGTGGGCCATCTGGTGATGGCGGCAGGTGCCGCCAGCGTCATCAAGACGGCGCTCGCACTGAGCGAGCGCCGTCTGCCGCCATCCCTGCATTTCCGTTCGCCAAACCCCCGTCTGGGACTCGATGATTCGCCCTTCGTCGTCAACGACACGCTGCGCTCGTGGCAGACCAACGGTGGCCCGTTGCGCGCTGGCGTGAGCTCGTTCGGCGTCGGCGGCACCAATGCTCACCTCGTGCTGGAAGAAGCACCGGAGCGCAGCCCGTCGGACGCAGCGAGTGGCCCGCAACTGTTGCTGCTGTCCGCGCGCACGCCCAACGCACTCGGACAAGCCGCAGCCCGCCTCGCCGACCATCTTGCCGCGCATCCCGACGGCAACCTGGCCGATGCGGCCTGGACGTTGGCGAACGGGCGCAAGGCCTTCGCGCAACGCACGCACCTGGTCGCGCACACGACGACCGATGCGGTAGCGGGGCTGCGCGACATCGCCGCCGCTGCGATGTGTCGCGCGTGCGCCGACCCTGCCCCGCGTATGGTTTTCCTGTTTCCCGGCCAAGGCTCGCAATACGCGGGCATGGGCAGCGAACTGCACGCCACCGAGCCGGTGTTCCGTGCCGCACTCGACGAGGTCGCCTGCGCCCTGCGCGACGAACTCGGCTTCGACCTGCGTGAGCGCCTGTTCGCCCACGACGCCGAGGCGCTGCAAGCCACCGCCCTGACCCAACCCGCCACCTTCGCCATCGAATACGCGCTGGCGCGGCTCTGGATGAGCCTGGGCGTGGAACCCGTTGCCATGATCGGTCACAGCGTGGGCGAGTTCGCCGCCGCCGTGATCGCCGAGGTGATGACGCTGGCCGATGCCGCGCGCCTCGTCGCACGGCGCGGGCGCATGATGCAGGCGCTGCCAGCCGGAGCCATGCTCTCCGTTCGTCTGGGTGCCGCCGAGCTGCATGCGCGCCTTCCGGCCACACTGTCCCTCGCCGCCGAGAACGCCCCCAACGCAAGCGTCGTCTCGGGGACACGCGACGCCATCGAAGCGTTCCGCGCCACCTTGGAAACCGAAGGCGTCGCGTGTCGGTTGCTGCACACGTCGCACGCGTTCCACTCCGCGATGATGGACCCGGTGCTCGATGACTTCCTTGATGAAGTGCAGGCCGTATCGCTCGCGAAGCCACGCCTCCGCATCGTTTCCACGCTCACGGGCGCCACGCTTACCGACGAGGAAGCGACCTCGCCGGCCTATTGGGCGCGGCACCTTCGCCATACCGTGCGCTTCTCGCCCGCGATGCTGCATGCGCTCGACGACGGCACGCATGCGTTCCTCGAAGTCGGCCCACGTTCGACGCTCACCTCACTGGCTCGCCAGCATGCGCAAAGCCGCGGCCGCACGATAGTCGCCAGCCTGGGCGACAGCCCGGCCGACGAACGCGCCGCCTGGCTCGGCGCTGCCGGCACGCTGTGGTCGGCCGGCGCGCCGGTCACCGTCGCGGCGCTGGACCATCGCGACCATCGGCGCCGCGTGCGTCTGCCCACCTATCCCTTCGAACGCAAGCGGCACTGGATCGACGCCCGCCTGCCCGCCTCGGTCACCCCCATCGCCAACGCGGTGCCCACTGCCCCGCCCGCCCGTCCTTCCGCCGTTCCGGAGTCTCCCATGCCCATGCCGTCCGCCCCCAGTCATCCCGCCCGGACTCAGCGCCTTCTCGGCGAACTCGTGGCGCTGTTCGAGGACGTGTCCGGTAGCGACCTGGAAGGTGTCGACCCGTCGGCCAACTTCGTGGAACTGGGTCTCGACTCACTGTCGCTGACCCAGGTCGCCTTGCAGTTGCAGAAGACCTATGCGTTGAAGATCACCTTCCGCGAACTGATGGACGGCTGCGCCTCGTTCGAACGGCTCGCGGCACACATCGATCGCCTGTTGCCGGCCGAAGCCCAGCCGGCAGCGCCCGTGGCCGCGGCGGTCGCCGTGCCCGCCGCGGCGGCGGCACCGGTGGCGATCGCCGCCGGTGGCGGACTGGTCCAGGACGTGATCGCGCAGCAGATGCAGATCATGCGGGAACAGTTGGCGTTGCTGGCGGGAGCCGCCGCTCCCGCGCCGCTGCCGGCGGCGGCGGACCCTACCCCTGTAGGAGCCGCCATGGCGACGAGAGAATCGCTCGTAACCGATGGGATTTCGCGAGCCCCCCTCGCCGCCATGGCGGCTCCTACAAGTAGTGCGTTGTCCCCGGCCAACGACGAAGAAGCCGCGCTCGCCCACACGACCTATGACGTCAAGAAGGCCTTCGGTGCCATCGCGCGCATCCATTCGACGCATACCGATCTCTCCACCCGCCAGCGCGCGCGGCTCGATGCCTTCATGCGTCGCTACATCGAACGCACCAAGGCGTCCAAGGCCTATACCGAGGAACACCGCCCGCATCTGGCCGATCCGCGTGTGGTCAACGGCTTCCGTCCGCTGCTCAAGGAAATCATCTACCAGATCGTGATCGAGCGTTCCAAGGGCTCGAAGGTCTGGGATCTCGACGGCAACGCGTATGTCGATGCACTCAACGGTTTCGGTATGAATCTGTTCGGCTGGCAGCCGGACTTCGTGCTCGACACCGTGCGCAAGCAGCTCGACGACGGCTATGAGATCGGTCCGCAGCATCCGCTCGCCGGCATCGTGGCAAAGCAGATCTGCGAACTGACCGGCTTCGACCGCGCTGCCCTATGCAACACGGGTTCGGAAGCGGTGATGGGCTGCGTGCGCGTGGCGCGCACGGTCACCGGCCGCGACACGCTGGTGATCTTCACCGGCTCCTATCACGGCATCTTCGACGAAGTGATCGTGCGTGGCACGAAGAAACTGACCTCGATACCGGCCGCGCCCGGCATCCTGCGCAACACGTCCGAGCACGTGCTGGTGCTCGAGTACGGCACGCCCGAGTCGCTGGCGATCATTCGCGAGCGCGCCTCGACCATCGCTGCCGTGATGGTCGAACCCGTGCAGAGCCGCCGTCCGGACTTCCAGCCGATCGAGTTCCTGCAGGAACTGCGCGCGATTACCGAGGCCTCCGGTTCGCTGCTTATCTTCGACGAGGTGGTGACCGGCTTCCGTGCACACCCGCGCGGTGCGCAGGCCGTGCTCGGCATCGACGCCGACATGTGCTCCTACGGCAAGGTCGTCGGCGGTGGCTTCCCCATCGGCGTGATCGCCGGCAAGCGTCGCTTCATGGATGCGCTCGACGGTGGCCACTGGCAGTTCGGCGACGACTCCACGCCGACGGTCGGCGTGACCTATTTCGCCGGCACCTTCGTGCGTCACCCGCTCGCCCTTGCGGCCGCGCATGCGGTGCTCACGCATCTGAAGGAGCACGGCCCCGAGCTGCAGGCGTCGCTGAATGCGAAGGTCACGGCGATGGCCGAGGAACTGAACGCGTTCTGCGCGAGCGTCGGTGCGCCGGTGCAGACCGTGCACTTCGCCTCCGTGTGGAAAACCGTGTTCACCGAAGACCATCCGCTGCAGGATCTGCTCTTCGCCATGATGCGCAGCCGCGGCATCCACGTTCTCGACAACTTCCCGTGTTTCTTCACCACCGCGCACAGCGAGGCGGATTTCGCGGCGATCGCCCAGGCGTTCCGTGAGTCGATTCTCGAAATGCAGGAAGCCGAATTCCTGCCGCGGCGACGCGAGCCTGCCGCCTTCGACGCGGCGCAGCCGCCGGTACCCGGCGCGCGGCTGGGCAAGGATCCGGAAGGCCGTCCCGCATGGTTCGTACCCAACCCCGATGCACCGGGCAAATACCTGAGGGTGAGCGCATGA